In Vanrija pseudolonga chromosome 4, complete sequence, a single window of DNA contains:
- the PARP8 gene encoding Poly [ADP-ribose] polymerase 8 yields MWPSSPNKRVSPTSHNHPPSQRQRVVAPPQAGSSSATAINLASSDEENEEVEYDEDFFIGDDDDEEEDNSVQYLATPNSGPTHAAQSADENDQSDDEYDFDDDNADGFSQHSFGDADGGHLEAPLAIVGQGGLDDDIHAAQAMLENTGQCLISVRHGEVEAGGISTSTLRSTPGFPMGLQLCQTALNFFSARWHNRGESFLSDLCLTLKDRLYNSGNYCMMCDAEFTHPGVKPTICGKQLCAYQLETLGLGADLSLFDVDPAVADLLVTFATAACVDTARQQVSPVPMPVDHDDTPFTPASIVKVLNSIPAAETLNQAGEGRKALLDEAAPSAARVAAWLFATNRAHIVSVEPEHHIEVMKTPHQFHIHTSTRQHAEKFAKLRAEHGSFFAFHGSGLSNWHNILRQNLKVASKTPMMSTGAAYGEGIYMAAGSSTSAGYMRSAGRGWIHSDFGPMPVCLALVEVANSSRVHWHLQNQIVVANDESCVVLHHLFIYNSHSAIPHVLAKDVVKVRFKNTTTIAYGSSYEEVEREGKLLITSDEYFWDIEEVVGMIQAKHGLFINPYNQVPFAPADVKAIVNHPSGHGRVLEQIEVANAALRNTIPSYVYGRLRMVGEVCIRDTTDDFASAHRVIADLHEWLQTLPANVKDALARAPFEAVDSHTRQPFRDTVAHSVELVVSGGECVHRFGDFLKQVAAGR; encoded by the exons ATGTGGCCATCCAGCCCCAACAAGCGCgtctcgcccacctcgcacaaccacccaccatcGCAGAGGCAGAGGGTTGTCGCGCCTCCACAAGCCGGTAGCAGCTCGGCCACAGCTATCAACCTCGCCtccagcgacgaggagaatGAAGAAGTCGAGTATGACGAGGACTTCTTCATtggcgatgacgatgacgaggaggaggacaacAGTGTCCAGTACCTTGCCACGCCGAACAGTGGTCCGACCCACGCGGCCCAGAGTGCCGACGAGAACGACCAGAGTGACGACGAAtacgactttgacgacgacaatgccGACGGCTTCTCGCAGCACAGCtttggcgacgccgacggcggccaccTCGAGGCCCCTCTGGCCATCGTCGGACagggcggcctcgacgacgatatCCATGCCGCTCAAGCGATGCTCGAGAATACGGGC CAATGTC TCATCAGCGTCCGCCATggagaggtcgaggccggtggtatctcaacctcgacgcTCCGCTCGACGCCAGGCTTCCCCATGGGACTCCAGCTGTGTCAGACAGCACTCAACTTCttcagcgcgcgctggcacAACCGCGGCGAGAGCTTCCTCTCTGACCTCTGCCTGACTCTCAAGGACCGCCTCTACAACTCTGGCAACTACTGCATGATGTGCGACGCCGAGTTCACCCACCCAGGAGTCAAGCCAACCATTTGCGGCAAGCAGCTGTGCGCCTACCAGCTCGAGACTCTGGGCCTTGGTGCCGACCTCAGCCTCTTCGACGTCGACCCGGCCGTCGCGGATCTGCTCGTCACGTTCGCGACAGCTGCGTGTGTTGACACCGCCCGTCAGCAAGTCTCGCCAGTTCCCATGCCAGTCGACCATGACGACACTCCCTTCACTCCGGCCAGCATCGTTAAAGTGCTCAACTCAATCCCGGCAGCCGAGACCCTTAACCAGGCTGGGGAAGGTCGcaaggcgctgctcgacgaggccgctcCATCTGCTGCTCGTGTTGCGGCGTGGCTATTTGCTACCAACCGCGCGCACATCGTCTCAGTGGAGCCAGAGCACCACATCGAGGTTATGAAGACGCCGCACCAGTTCCACATTCACACTTCGACCCGACAGCACGCGGAAAAGTttgccaagctgcgcgccgagcacggtAGCTTCTTTGCCTTCCACGGCTCGGGACTCAGCAACTGGCACAACATTCTGCGACAGAACCTCAAGGTCGCGAGCAAGACTCCGATGATGAGCACCGGCGCTGCGTATGGCGAAGGCATCTACATGGCAGCGGGCAGCTCGACATCGGCTGGGTACATGCGCAGTGCGGGCAGAGGCTGGATTCACTCTGACTTTGGCCCCATGCCTGTGTGCCTTGCGCTGGTCGAAGTCGCCAACTCGAGCCGCGTACACTGGCACCTCCAGAACCAGATTGTGGTTGCCAACGACGAGAGCTGTGTGGTGCTGCACCACCTCTTTATCTACAACAGCCACTCGGCCATACCCCACGTCCTCGCCAAGGACGTTGTCAAGGTCAGGTTCAAAAACACAACGACTATTGCCTATGGGTCAAGCTATGAGGAGGTCGAAcgcgagggcaagctgcTCATCACGAGTGACGAGTATTTCTGGGACATTGAGGAGGTTGTGGGAATGATCCAGGCCAAGCATGGTCTATTCATCAACCCCTACAACCAGGTCCCGTTTGCCCCGGCCGACGTCAAGGCGATTGTCAACCACCCGAGTGGCCACGGTCGCGTTCTGGAGCAGATAGAGGTGGCCaacgcggcgctgcgcaaCACGATCCCAAGCTACGTGTACGGCCGCCTCCGTATGGTGGGCGAAGTCTGCATCCGCGACACCACGGACGACTTTGCGAGTGCCCACAGGGTGATTGCGGATCTCCACGAGTGGCTGCAGACTCTGCCCGCCAATGTGAAGGACGCGTTGGCCCGCGCGCCgttcgaggccgtcgactCGCATACGCGCCAGCCGTTCCGCGACACGGTGGCGCATtcggtcgagctcgtcgtgtcGGGCGGCGAGTGTGTGCACAGGTTTGGCGACTTCCTGAAGCAGGTGGCAGCGGGGAGGTGA